A genomic region of Thermodesulfobium narugense DSM 14796 contains the following coding sequences:
- a CDS encoding Na(+)/H(+) antiporter subunit D has product MTISFMPPFLIFLIGSFFALFLRGKVLKWWIIIVPAVALVNAFILPKGFVYNVHFIGLDLAPVRIDQLSYVFGLIFCIISLLNSIYAYGLDDYRHHVAALLTEAAALGVVFAGDYFSLFFFWEIKALSTSYLVAIGGREDSLKASFRYLLMHVTGGVFLLGGILLHFHQTGSIAFNYLGLTNLASLLILIGFGINAVFPLLHTWLPDAYPQASYAGTVVLSAFTTKSAVYTLARAFPGTEILIVAGVIMTAFPIFFAVIENDMRKVLSYSLINQVGFMVTGIGIGTELSLNGTVAHAFAHILYKALLFMSMGAVLKQTGKIKATELGGLFRTMPWTLTFCIVGAASISGVPLTSGFVSKSMIVAASAHQGLTIAWFLLLFASAGVFHHSGIKIPFFAFFSHDSGLRPKEAPFHMLLAMGIAAFLCIAIGVYPWALYSILPYPVHYIPYAPNHVMEMVELLGFSALAFTLLMLSGIYPPEMRAINLDFDWFYRRGLQLFMYLDRKVLVEFEDRIVNTAYEWLFLNPMMAFAKFFKGIDTYVVDGTVNGSAKVTYSVSKTLRKLQTGNLQDYMILFVIGILILACVIILLRGGI; this is encoded by the coding sequence ATGACAATTAGCTTTATGCCACCATTTTTAATATTTTTGATAGGCTCGTTTTTTGCACTTTTCCTTAGAGGCAAGGTACTAAAGTGGTGGATAATTATTGTTCCGGCTGTAGCTTTAGTTAATGCCTTTATATTGCCTAAAGGCTTTGTCTATAACGTTCACTTTATTGGGCTTGATCTAGCTCCTGTGAGAATAGATCAACTCTCATATGTTTTTGGATTGATATTTTGTATTATAAGCTTATTGAATTCAATTTATGCTTATGGACTTGATGATTATCGCCACCACGTAGCAGCGCTTTTAACAGAGGCTGCTGCACTTGGAGTAGTATTTGCGGGAGATTACTTTTCGCTGTTTTTCTTTTGGGAGATAAAGGCTTTGTCAACGTCTTATCTGGTGGCAATAGGCGGCAGGGAAGATTCCTTAAAAGCTTCATTTAGATATCTTTTGATGCACGTTACTGGCGGCGTGTTTTTATTGGGAGGGATACTTCTTCATTTCCACCAAACAGGCTCGATAGCATTTAATTATCTAGGTTTAACAAATTTAGCATCTTTGCTCATTTTAATAGGATTTGGTATAAATGCAGTATTCCCACTTTTACATACATGGCTTCCAGACGCTTACCCTCAGGCAAGCTACGCTGGAACAGTAGTTTTGAGCGCATTTACAACAAAATCTGCAGTTTATACTCTTGCAAGAGCCTTTCCAGGCACAGAAATACTAATTGTTGCGGGAGTAATAATGACGGCTTTTCCGATATTCTTTGCTGTTATCGAAAACGATATGAGAAAAGTTCTTTCTTATTCTCTGATCAACCAGGTTGGTTTTATGGTGACTGGAATAGGAATAGGAACTGAACTTTCGCTAAACGGTACTGTTGCACATGCTTTTGCACACATTCTTTATAAGGCACTGCTATTCATGTCTATGGGCGCAGTTTTAAAACAGACAGGAAAGATAAAGGCTACAGAACTTGGAGGCCTGTTTAGAACAATGCCGTGGACTTTGACCTTTTGTATAGTTGGAGCTGCATCCATATCTGGTGTACCTCTGACAAGCGGTTTTGTAAGTAAATCTATGATAGTTGCAGCATCTGCTCATCAAGGCCTTACAATTGCGTGGTTTTTGCTGTTGTTTGCCTCTGCTGGTGTTTTCCACCATTCTGGTATAAAAATTCCATTTTTTGCCTTTTTCTCACATGATTCGGGACTCAGGCCTAAAGAAGCGCCATTTCACATGCTACTTGCTATGGGGATAGCTGCGTTTCTTTGTATAGCAATAGGAGTTTACCCGTGGGCACTTTATTCTATACTTCCTTATCCAGTTCACTATATTCCATATGCTCCAAATCACGTTATGGAGATGGTTGAATTGTTAGGATTTTCAGCTCTTGCTTTTACATTGCTTATGCTATCAGGCATCTATCCACCTGAAATGAGGGCTATAAATCTTGACTTTGACTGGTTTTATAGAAGAGGTCTACAGTTGTTTATGTACCTTGACAGAAAGGTATTGGTTGAGTTTGAAGATAGGATAGTAAATACAGCTTACGAATGGCTATTTTTAAATCCTATGATGGCTTTTGCAAAATTCTTTAAAGGAATAGATACCTACGTCGTTGATGGGACAGTAAACGGTAGCGCAAAGGTAACTTATTCAGTAAGCAAAACTTTAAGGAAGCTTCAGACAGGAAACTTGCAGGATTACATGATCCTGTTTGTTATCGGAATACTTATTCTTGCCTGTGTAATTATATTGTTGAGAGGGGGGATTTAG
- a CDS encoding 4Fe-4S dicluster domain-containing protein: MGKYYIFQDQKRCIGCYACELHCKTKNNAPEGAKLCRIVPTGPQVVKGVPRMHFVFMPCFHCEKPWCVYACPTGAMTKRAKDGIVYVNQDLCVGCKNCITACPWGVPQWNSETGKVMKCDFCMDRIDQGLEPACVTGCTTGALKFVSPSEASQIKREKFAKDISPLKK, encoded by the coding sequence GTGGGAAAGTATTATATATTTCAAGATCAGAAGAGATGCATAGGTTGTTATGCCTGTGAGCTTCACTGCAAGACCAAGAATAACGCTCCAGAAGGCGCAAAGCTTTGTAGAATAGTGCCAACTGGTCCTCAGGTAGTAAAAGGCGTTCCTAGAATGCACTTTGTATTTATGCCCTGTTTTCATTGTGAAAAACCATGGTGTGTGTATGCATGCCCCACTGGCGCAATGACAAAAAGAGCAAAAGATGGCATTGTTTACGTTAATCAAGACCTATGTGTGGGTTGTAAAAACTGTATTACTGCTTGCCCATGGGGAGTTCCTCAATGGAATTCAGAGACGGGCAAAGTTATGAAGTGCGATTTTTGTATGGATAGGATTGACCAGGGGTTAGAGCCTGCATGCGTTACTGGATGTACTACAGGTGCTTTGAAATTCGTATCTCCTAGCGAGGCATCACAAATTAAAAGAGAAAAATTTGCGAAAGATATATCACCTTTGAAAAAATAA
- a CDS encoding complex I subunit 4 family protein: protein MNFPILSLVLLIPVIGAILMLFMKNSTLIKSTALIFALIDFFVSLPLWFLFDKNSHSMQFVEVHPWIPFINAKYAVGVDGISVLFVLLSTLITVISVSVSWKAIDKKVKEFFIMILLMETSMIGVFVSLDLLLFYAFWEAMLIPMFLLIGVWGGPNRVYASIKFVLFTFAGSVLMLVSILVLYFAGGHTFDILELTKLNLPVNMQIFLFIAFTLAFAVKVPMFPLHTWLPDAHTEAPTAGSVILAGVLLKLGAYGFLRFSMPFFPEATLMFLSLLQVLSVVAIVYGAFVTLKQTDLKRLIAYSSVSHMGFVTLGLFTLTQIGMLGGILQMINHGIVTGALFCLVGMIYERTHTRQIADYGGLKPALPIFILFYTFFTLAAIGLPGTNSFMGEFLILCGAFLRFIPLGAFAVIGIILGTTYMIWLYYRVAYGNLNEKIKDLIYDLGPREILTLIPLLLLVLYIGFQPGVFTSYMQSSVSNLIATKFSSTTIAHTLPLVGWLR from the coding sequence GTGAACTTTCCTATATTGTCTCTTGTTCTTTTGATACCTGTAATTGGTGCTATTCTTATGCTATTTATGAAAAATTCAACTCTTATAAAGTCTACTGCTTTAATATTTGCTTTGATAGACTTTTTTGTTTCACTTCCTCTCTGGTTTTTGTTTGATAAGAATTCTCACTCTATGCAGTTTGTAGAAGTTCATCCATGGATACCCTTTATAAACGCAAAATATGCAGTAGGTGTAGATGGTATATCAGTTTTGTTCGTTTTGTTGTCAACTCTTATTACTGTGATAAGCGTAAGCGTTTCCTGGAAGGCAATAGACAAAAAGGTAAAAGAGTTCTTTATAATGATTCTTCTCATGGAGACTTCAATGATTGGAGTTTTTGTATCTTTAGACCTTTTGCTTTTCTACGCCTTTTGGGAAGCTATGCTTATCCCTATGTTTTTACTAATTGGAGTTTGGGGCGGGCCAAACAGGGTTTATGCGTCAATTAAATTTGTATTGTTTACTTTTGCAGGCTCTGTGTTGATGCTTGTATCTATCTTGGTATTATATTTTGCAGGCGGACATACTTTTGATATCCTTGAGTTAACAAAGCTTAATCTGCCAGTAAACATGCAAATATTCTTGTTTATTGCATTTACTCTTGCTTTTGCTGTGAAGGTTCCTATGTTTCCTCTTCACACATGGCTTCCGGATGCTCATACTGAAGCTCCAACAGCAGGTAGCGTAATACTTGCTGGAGTCTTGCTTAAACTTGGAGCGTATGGATTTTTGAGATTTTCTATGCCATTTTTCCCTGAAGCTACTCTGATGTTTTTGAGCCTACTTCAAGTTCTGTCAGTGGTAGCTATTGTGTACGGTGCATTTGTGACATTAAAACAGACAGATCTTAAAAGGCTTATTGCATATTCATCTGTTTCTCATATGGGATTTGTAACTCTTGGCTTATTTACACTTACTCAAATAGGAATGCTTGGTGGAATTTTGCAGATGATAAATCACGGAATTGTAACAGGGGCTTTGTTTTGTCTAGTTGGTATGATTTACGAAAGAACGCATACAAGACAGATTGCTGACTATGGAGGGTTGAAGCCTGCTTTGCCTATATTTATTTTGTTTTATACATTTTTTACTCTTGCTGCAATCGGGCTCCCTGGAACTAACTCATTTATGGGAGAATTTTTGATTCTTTGTGGTGCATTCTTAAGGTTTATACCGCTCGGAGCTTTTGCGGTTATTGGAATAATTCTCGGAACTACTTATATGATATGGCTTTACTATAGGGTTGCATATGGCAATTTGAACGAAAAGATTAAGGATCTAATATACGACCTTGGTCCAAGAGAGATATTAACGTTAATACCACTACTTTTACTGGTATTATATATCGGTTTTCAGCCAGGGGTGTTTACCTCGTATATGCAATCTTCTGTGTCCAATTTGATAGCTACAAAATTTAGTTCTACTACAATAGCTCACACTTTACCCTTAGTGGGGTGGTTAAGATGA
- the nuoK gene encoding NADH-quinone oxidoreductase subunit NuoK: protein MVPLNAYLILAATIFAIGLIGFMTRRSIIMMLLCVELMLNAVNITLISLSHYMQDFMGQVIALLIIANAGAGMATGLALLINGYRLKKTVKIDLFKDMRG from the coding sequence ATGGTGCCATTAAATGCGTATCTGATACTTGCAGCCACAATTTTTGCGATAGGTTTGATTGGCTTTATGACAAGACGCAGCATTATTATGATGCTACTTTGTGTAGAACTAATGTTAAATGCGGTAAACATTACACTAATTTCATTGAGCCACTACATGCAAGACTTTATGGGACAGGTTATTGCCCTTTTGATCATTGCTAATGCTGGCGCAGGAATGGCTACAGGTCTTGCTCTCTTAATAAACGGATATAGACTTAAGAAGACTGTAAAGATAGATCTATTTAAGGATATGAGAGGTTAG
- a CDS encoding NADH-quinone oxidoreductase subunit B yields MSENGVKEREIEIADGVKAIPAANAIVSPIDKAINWVVNWGRVSSLWPMTFGLACCAIEMMAVGAPHNDLDRFGILFRASPRQADLMIVAGTVTLKMAPVLRRVYDQMPQPRYVISMGSCANSGGIFNTYSVLQGVDQVVPVDVYLPGCPPRPEALLHALLYLQQKIKKERMVWGAWR; encoded by the coding sequence ATGAGCGAAAACGGGGTTAAGGAAAGAGAAATAGAGATTGCTGATGGGGTGAAAGCAATTCCAGCAGCGAACGCCATTGTCTCTCCTATTGACAAGGCGATTAATTGGGTCGTCAACTGGGGAAGAGTATCTTCGTTGTGGCCTATGACCTTTGGTCTTGCATGTTGCGCTATTGAGATGATGGCTGTAGGTGCACCGCACAACGACCTTGACAGATTTGGCATCCTGTTTAGGGCATCACCCAGACAGGCGGATCTTATGATTGTTGCTGGAACGGTAACTTTGAAAATGGCTCCTGTTTTAAGAAGGGTATATGATCAAATGCCGCAGCCAAGATATGTTATATCAATGGGCAGTTGTGCAAATAGCGGCGGAATTTTTAACACCTATTCAGTTTTACAAGGAGTAGATCAGGTTGTTCCTGTTGACGTGTATCTTCCTGGATGTCCTCCAAGACCCGAAGCATTGTTACATGCTCTCTTATATCTCCAGCAAAAAATAAAGAAGGAAAGGATGGTATGGGGAGCATGGAGATAA
- a CDS encoding NADH-quinone oxidoreductase subunit J family protein, whose translation MSVPVLFFSYFALASIVISLIVITRKNYIHAVLWTLLLFVHISGIYLFLNAEFFAMIQMIVYAGAILVMLIFVIMLLNVKHEDHLSDVSSLSIPKAFLVFCVLGVLAIVLQTSYLNTTGKFSIDLVNKVSDAKLLGQIFYSEANLPLIIMGVVLFVPMIAAIVLAGKRSDE comes from the coding sequence ATGAGTGTACCAGTTTTGTTCTTTTCATACTTTGCCCTGGCTTCTATAGTTATATCTTTGATTGTAATTACCAGAAAAAATTATATACATGCAGTCTTGTGGACACTTCTTTTATTTGTACATATCTCAGGAATATATCTTTTTTTGAATGCTGAATTCTTTGCTATGATTCAGATGATAGTATACGCTGGAGCAATACTTGTAATGTTAATCTTTGTAATTATGCTTTTGAACGTAAAGCACGAAGATCACCTTAGTGATGTAAGCTCTTTGTCAATCCCAAAAGCATTCCTTGTTTTTTGCGTCTTAGGCGTATTAGCAATTGTGCTTCAGACTTCCTATTTGAATACTACAGGAAAATTTTCTATAGACCTAGTAAATAAAGTTTCGGACGCGAAACTTTTGGGACAAATTTTTTATTCTGAGGCCAACTTGCCGCTTATTATTATGGGCGTAGTGCTTTTCGTTCCAATGATTGCTGCTATAGTCCTGGCCGGAAAAAGGAGTGATGAGTAG
- a CDS encoding NADH-quinone oxidoreductase subunit D → MGSMEIKDIKEQILTDQNVCILPEAEENLDTKEMILNMGPQHPATHGVLRLVLRLDGEEIVGMEPHIGYLHRGIEKLMESKTYAQALPLTDRLDYISSPANNTAYAIAIEKLFGIEAPIRAKFIRTIFCEMSRICSHLLWLATHALDIGAMTIFTYCFREREWLLDLFEMTVGARLLTNFARIGGVRCDISPEFVQSLREFTKVFPSKVQEYETLLTKNPIWMERTIGIAQISAEDALNWGLTGPCLRGSGVDYDLRRDQPYDAYPYVKFYVPTGKNGDVYDRYLCRMEELRQSNEIIKQLLDQLPDGETVSDDTPDLVIPTPPRQVEAAGSVASAFITLSKERKMINTGDLYSAVEVPKGELGIYVVSDGSGKPYRLRLRTPSFVHISAMPVLSIGHMVADIIAIIGSIDIVLGESDK, encoded by the coding sequence ATGGGGAGCATGGAGATAAAGGATATTAAAGAACAAATTTTAACAGATCAAAACGTGTGTATACTTCCTGAAGCTGAGGAGAATCTCGATACAAAAGAGATGATCCTGAACATGGGACCTCAACACCCTGCAACCCACGGTGTGCTTAGATTGGTGCTTAGACTTGACGGTGAAGAAATAGTTGGCATGGAGCCTCACATAGGTTATTTACACAGAGGAATAGAAAAACTAATGGAATCAAAAACCTACGCTCAGGCACTTCCTCTTACAGATAGGTTAGACTATATATCAAGTCCAGCCAATAACACCGCTTACGCCATTGCTATTGAGAAACTATTTGGAATTGAAGCGCCCATTAGGGCAAAATTTATAAGAACTATTTTCTGTGAGATGTCAAGGATATGTAGCCATCTTTTATGGCTTGCTACTCATGCGCTAGATATAGGAGCAATGACTATCTTTACCTATTGTTTTAGAGAAAGAGAGTGGCTTTTGGATCTCTTTGAAATGACCGTAGGTGCAAGACTACTTACAAATTTTGCAAGAATTGGTGGGGTAAGGTGTGATATTAGCCCTGAATTCGTTCAAAGTCTAAGAGAGTTTACAAAAGTATTTCCTTCAAAGGTACAAGAATATGAAACGCTTCTTACCAAAAATCCTATATGGATGGAGAGAACCATCGGAATTGCACAGATTTCGGCTGAAGATGCTCTTAACTGGGGTCTTACTGGACCTTGTCTTAGAGGCTCAGGAGTGGATTATGATCTTAGGAGAGACCAGCCTTATGACGCCTATCCATATGTAAAATTTTATGTTCCGACAGGTAAAAACGGAGACGTTTACGATAGATATCTTTGCAGGATGGAAGAGTTAAGGCAGTCTAATGAGATAATTAAACAACTTTTGGATCAGCTCCCTGATGGAGAAACAGTTAGCGATGATACTCCTGACCTAGTAATCCCAACGCCTCCTAGACAGGTTGAGGCGGCAGGAAGCGTTGCAAGCGCTTTTATAACGCTTTCAAAAGAGAGAAAGATGATAAATACTGGTGATTTGTATAGCGCTGTAGAGGTGCCAAAGGGTGAACTTGGCATTTATGTTGTAAGCGATGGTTCTGGAAAGCCATATAGATTAAGGCTTAGAACTCCTTCTTTTGTGCACATTTCTGCAATGCCAGTTTTGTCAATTGGCCACATGGTAGCAGATATTATTGCAATTATAGGTTCTATCGATATTGTCTTAGGGGAGTCGGATAAATGA
- a CDS encoding NADH-quinone oxidoreductase subunit C: protein MTVEEILKVVKDEFKERILSEEINFGQLSISVPKDDNTEVILFLKEHENLKFDHLADLCGVDYYKLRDVRYEVVYNLYSIKFKHRIRVKIQVPEDDMEVNSLTCIFKGANWHECECYDMFGIKFRGHPNLRRVFMPDNWVGHPLRKDYPLKGIGVWEDHEKLLKKVQSLSKYEVRRGG, encoded by the coding sequence ATGACTGTGGAAGAAATCTTGAAAGTGGTTAAAGATGAATTCAAAGAAAGAATATTATCTGAAGAAATTAATTTTGGTCAGCTTAGCATTAGCGTTCCAAAGGATGACAATACTGAAGTTATTCTCTTTCTAAAAGAGCACGAGAATTTAAAATTTGATCACCTAGCTGATCTATGCGGGGTTGACTATTATAAATTAAGGGATGTTAGGTACGAAGTAGTTTATAACCTTTATTCTATTAAGTTCAAGCATAGGATCAGAGTGAAGATTCAGGTTCCAGAAGATGATATGGAAGTAAACAGTCTTACCTGTATCTTTAAGGGGGCAAATTGGCACGAATGTGAGTGTTATGATATGTTCGGGATAAAATTTAGAGGCCATCCTAACCTAAGGAGAGTTTTTATGCCAGACAATTGGGTCGGGCATCCGCTAAGGAAAGATTATCCTCTTAAGGGCATAGGAGTTTGGGAAGATCACGAAAAGCTTCTCAAGAAAGTTCAAAGCCTCTCTAAATATGAAGTCAGGAGAGGAGGTTAG
- the nuoI gene encoding NADH-quinone oxidoreductase subunit NuoI — translation MKIQKLIRDVLLVEWFRGLSVTFRTMLKKPVTRLYPHVKRQPFPGFRGRQALVRDPDKLKERCIMCLRCKTVCPSNCIKVEVGKDENNARVLKEYSIDATRCIYCGYCVEVCPVNALVLTEEYEYLGDKRSDLLFNKDKLLSNWDDFLANYPGEFYFNKFWRPPGMPEKMLTPQKRNEKPIEIKKKNEEIAS, via the coding sequence ATGAAGATACAAAAATTAATTAGAGATGTGCTTTTAGTAGAATGGTTTAGGGGACTTTCTGTAACTTTTAGAACTATGCTGAAAAAACCTGTTACTAGACTTTATCCACATGTAAAAAGGCAGCCATTTCCAGGTTTTAGGGGCAGACAGGCTCTTGTAAGAGATCCAGATAAACTTAAAGAACGCTGCATCATGTGTTTGAGGTGTAAAACTGTTTGCCCGTCAAACTGTATAAAAGTTGAAGTGGGTAAAGATGAAAATAATGCAAGAGTATTAAAGGAATATTCTATAGATGCCACAAGATGTATTTACTGTGGCTATTGTGTAGAGGTTTGTCCAGTAAATGCACTTGTTTTGACTGAAGAATATGAATATCTGGGAGACAAAAGATCAGATCTTTTGTTTAACAAAGATAAGCTTCTTTCTAACTGGGATGATTTTTTGGCCAATTATCCAGGTGAATTTTATTTTAACAAGTTTTGGAGACCACCTGGAATGCCTGAAAAGATGCTTACTCCCCAAAAGAGAAATGAGAAGCCAATCGAAATCAAGAAAAAGAACGAGGAGATCGCATCATGA
- a CDS encoding monovalent cation/H+ antiporter subunit D family protein, translating into MEYLPLIIILTPLLAIPLIFYSGERNRNLREFWSVLASVIMFLLVLSLLPSVLQGKDYHFTLFQLLPGISFSFRVDALGFLFAVGASFLWILTTFYSIGYMRGHKELNQTRYFSFFAVALSTTMGVAFSANLFSMFLFYEALTLATYPLVGHGTDDEAKRGSRKYVIYLLGAAKLLLVAAIVITYNLAGTLEFHYGGIFPQAAIAQKVLLSILYLMFIYGFAKCAIMPLHGWLPAAMVAPTPVSALLHAVAVVKTGVFTVLRVTLFIFGAQTLATLWGRDVAIFMAAFTITVASIIALTRDNLKARLAYSTISQLSYILLGAFMLTPSAIMGAIFHITTHAFAKITLFFCAGSIIVCSHKTEVSQLSGLAKRMPITMTAFFIGSLSMIGIPSSGGFISKWFLLNGTMEMHSTILLFVFLLSTVLNAGYFLPVAYKAFFEKEKVDNHSHHYTKNIIENPFMAVPLLITAIISILLGWFPGIFLHLARMVLAGF; encoded by the coding sequence ATGGAATATTTACCTCTAATAATAATATTAACACCTTTACTTGCAATTCCACTAATCTTTTATAGTGGTGAAAGAAATAGAAACCTAAGAGAGTTTTGGTCAGTACTTGCTAGCGTAATAATGTTTTTGCTTGTTTTGTCGCTATTGCCATCAGTTTTGCAAGGGAAAGACTATCATTTTACGTTATTTCAGCTTTTGCCTGGAATTTCATTTTCTTTTAGGGTTGACGCCTTAGGCTTTTTATTTGCTGTTGGCGCATCCTTCTTGTGGATATTGACAACTTTTTATTCTATTGGTTATATGCGAGGTCACAAAGAACTTAATCAGACCAGATATTTTTCGTTTTTTGCAGTAGCTCTTTCCACAACAATGGGCGTAGCGTTTTCTGCAAACTTATTTTCTATGTTTCTTTTTTATGAGGCGCTTACCCTTGCAACATATCCATTAGTTGGTCACGGAACGGACGATGAAGCAAAAAGGGGTTCAAGAAAGTATGTTATATATCTTTTGGGTGCTGCTAAGCTTCTTTTGGTGGCTGCAATAGTAATAACTTACAATCTTGCAGGTACTTTAGAATTTCATTACGGAGGCATCTTTCCTCAAGCAGCTATTGCCCAAAAAGTTTTGCTTTCAATTTTATACTTAATGTTTATATACGGTTTTGCAAAGTGTGCAATCATGCCGCTTCACGGGTGGCTTCCCGCTGCAATGGTAGCTCCAACTCCTGTTAGTGCGCTTTTGCATGCTGTGGCAGTTGTAAAGACGGGCGTTTTCACAGTGCTGAGAGTTACACTTTTTATATTTGGTGCTCAGACTTTGGCTACTTTGTGGGGAAGAGATGTGGCAATTTTTATGGCAGCATTTACTATCACTGTTGCCTCTATCATAGCTCTTACGAGAGATAATTTGAAAGCAAGGCTTGCATACTCGACAATAAGTCAGTTGTCATACATCCTTTTGGGCGCTTTTATGCTAACTCCAAGCGCAATTATGGGCGCTATTTTTCACATTACTACCCACGCGTTTGCTAAGATTACCTTATTTTTCTGTGCAGGCTCTATAATTGTTTGTTCACACAAGACAGAGGTCAGTCAATTAAGTGGTCTTGCTAAGAGAATGCCTATAACAATGACAGCATTTTTTATAGGGTCTTTGAGCATGATAGGAATTCCCTCGTCAGGCGGATTTATTTCAAAGTGGTTCCTTTTAAACGGAACTATGGAGATGCACTCTACAATTCTTTTGTTTGTATTTCTCCTTAGCACGGTATTGAATGCTGGTTATTTCTTGCCTGTTGCTTATAAGGCATTTTTTGAAAAGGAGAAAGTTGATAACCATTCCCATCACTATACGAAAAACATTATAGAAAATCCATTTATGGCTGTTCCGTTACTTATAACGGCTATTATTAGCATCTTGTTAGGTTGGTTTCCGGGTATATTTTTACATCTTGCAAGAATGGTTCTTGCTGGGTTTTAG
- a CDS encoding NADH-quinone oxidoreductase subunit A, which yields MMPGSYVPIGYLPVLFMMIAAFLFAVGILVFGSFFRLKRRYSESLIPYESGNDPIGETGERFSVKFYVIAMLFVVFDVEIAFLYPWAINFDNISSVAMISVLIFIAILIAGYIYDWKKGAFDMYHRRKRQ from the coding sequence ATGATGCCGGGATCATATGTTCCTATAGGGTACTTGCCAGTTTTATTTATGATGATTGCTGCCTTTCTTTTTGCAGTTGGAATCTTAGTTTTTGGAAGCTTTTTTAGACTAAAGAGAAGATACTCTGAATCCTTGATACCGTACGAGTCTGGAAACGATCCAATAGGCGAAACAGGTGAGAGATTTTCGGTAAAGTTTTACGTTATTGCTATGCTATTTGTAGTATTTGACGTTGAAATTGCATTTCTTTATCCTTGGGCGATAAACTTTGATAACATTTCTTCTGTAGCTATGATTAGCGTATTGATATTTATAGCAATACTTATTGCTGGTTATATTTATGACTGGAAAAAGGGCGCATTTGATATGTATCATAGGAGGAAGAGGCAATGA
- the nuoH gene encoding NADH-quinone oxidoreductase subunit NuoH, whose protein sequence is MLLDLIILIVKVAIVLGVLLLHVAYAVYFERKILGHIQARLGPTEVGPLGLFQPFADLIKLFFKEDNIPYGADKVLFTIAPVIVVTCVMTSFSVIPYAAGWVLANINVGLLLVLAMGSLGIYGIIIAGWSSNSKYAFLGSLRSSAQIISYEIPMGVALLAVLIMSGSLNLSDIVYAQEKLPWGMFIFPQIIGFFVFLVCAFAETNRTPFDLPEAETELVAGYLTEYSGFRWGLFFLAEYSAMYVMSSMLTICFLGGWTLPPFLTSLLPFLNLVPGIVWFLLKVYFFMFFYIWVRGTVPRYRFDQLLKIGWKFLLPLSLTNLFIIMIIKKVFLP, encoded by the coding sequence ATGCTGTTAGACCTTATTATTCTGATTGTTAAGGTTGCAATAGTTCTAGGAGTTTTGTTGCTTCACGTTGCTTATGCAGTGTATTTTGAAAGAAAGATTCTAGGACACATTCAGGCAAGACTTGGACCCACGGAAGTAGGACCTTTGGGTCTATTTCAGCCTTTTGCAGATCTTATAAAACTCTTTTTTAAAGAAGATAATATCCCATATGGAGCAGATAAGGTTTTGTTTACAATTGCTCCTGTAATAGTAGTAACCTGCGTTATGACGTCCTTTTCAGTTATCCCATATGCTGCGGGGTGGGTATTGGCAAATATAAACGTAGGCTTGCTTCTTGTTCTGGCTATGGGATCTTTGGGGATATATGGAATAATTATTGCAGGTTGGTCTTCCAACTCAAAGTATGCATTTCTAGGTTCTCTTAGATCCAGTGCACAGATAATAAGTTACGAAATACCAATGGGCGTTGCACTTCTTGCAGTCTTGATTATGTCTGGCTCTCTTAATCTTTCTGATATTGTGTACGCTCAAGAAAAACTGCCCTGGGGAATGTTTATATTTCCTCAAATAATTGGTTTTTTTGTTTTTCTTGTTTGTGCGTTTGCAGAAACTAACAGAACTCCTTTTGATTTACCTGAAGCAGAAACAGAGCTGGTTGCTGGATACTTGACTGAGTATTCTGGTTTTAGATGGGGTTTATTTTTCCTGGCAGAGTATTCAGCAATGTATGTTATGTCATCAATGCTTACTATTTGTTTCTTGGGCGGTTGGACACTTCCGCCATTTTTAACTTCTCTTTTGCCATTTCTAAACTTAGTGCCGGGCATTGTTTGGTTTTTACTTAAAGTTTATTTTTTTATGTTTTTCTATATATGGGTAAGAGGTACTGTTCCAAGATACAGATTCGATCAATTACTTAAGATTGGTTGGAAGTTTTTGCTACCTCTTAGCCTAACAAACTTGTTTATTATTATGATTATAAAGAAGGTGTTCTTGCCATGA